In the Budorcas taxicolor isolate Tak-1 chromosome 1, Takin1.1, whole genome shotgun sequence genome, TCAGCTTGGCCCGCTTCTGCCCGTTCTTGGTGACGATTGTCTCCTCATAGAATTCGTGAGCCAGATCCCCATCCTCGTCATAGAACATGGAGCTGTGCAGAGGGAGAGGGGAACAGGCTGGGCTGGAGCCCCACGCTAGTCATGGCAAATGCCACAGACCACAGGGAAGTATGCCCTCCCCCCAGTGGGGAAGAACAACCTTGGCGGGAGAAAGGGAGGTTAATATGTCTGGACAATCTTTCGCTTAGGATCTGGGGTCCACTAGAAAGTGGGGAGTAGGATGGCGGCCAGTGCTCCTCTGTCAGACCCTAAGAAGAGAGGCCATACCAGAACGATGCTGGTTTGTTCAGCAAGAGTAGCCATTCCATCAGGCCCTTGCCTTCACCCAGGACTTCTAGAGTGAGAAGGATGGTGGCCTGGGCATGCTGGTCTCACTCCAGAAGACACTGCTGGCCCAAGGCCAAAGCCTGAGATAGCAGATGCCTGAGCTAGGAGGAAGCCTGAAGAAAAAAGGCTGAATCCTCCCCGGTCCAGGTGGCTGATGCAACCAAACTGCCATTACTGGGGTCCCCCTAGATTCTACATCCAAATCCCAGCAACACTTGAGCAGCAGTTCCCAGGGCCCATCAGAACCAGGCCCATCTAGTGCTCCTATCTGGGCcccttgggggaggggagaggtcaGTGCCCCCAGATCTGGGAAAACATACCTGGGGTGAGGGTCTTTTTCCCCAGGTTCCTGCCTCAACGCTAGGGCCCAGTCCTACTCTCCCAGCCACTACCCAGAGAGGTCCAACCCTACCACTGGGGTGAACGAAAACAGACAAAACAGAGGGTCATTCTCTTCTAGGGAGAACTAAGGGTGAGGGAGAATAGGAGCCTTCGGCTAGCAGGCTGGGATGGAAGGGATGAAAGGAAGAGGTTCTGGAGTCTCAGGGAGACCCTATCTTAGCTTTATCGTACGGAGGACCTGCCCAGAGACAAGCCTCAGGCCCACTCTTCTCCTAGGGAGACCTTCAGAGCAGCCAGGCCACCAGGAACCGCCTGTTCGGCTTTCCCCACCCCTTGTTCCTATGGGGACCTGAAATATGGGAGTCGTCCAGACTCGGGTGTAGGGGGTACAGCGGCGGGAGCGCCCCATGTCGCGAGACGCCCGGCCGCCCGTCTGTCCTCCCGGGGGCGGAACCCCGCGCCCTTACCCGCGGCGCGTGAATACGAAGGGGGGCACGACTCGGCCTCGCGGTCGCACCAAAGCTTGCTCAGCGACCGCCGCCTCTGGGCCGCCGCCCCCCGCAGCCGAGGTGAAGGGCCACAGGCCCCGAGCTTTGGAGCCGCTGGCGCCCATGTCAGGGCCGCCGGCGCATGGCGGGCCCCGCGGTAACTTCGCTCTTACAAGGCCGTCGGCGCCACCATACCCTGCCTGGGCCTTGGCTCGCAgatgccgccgccgccgccgccgccgcagccgcgGCCGCCGCCTTCCGCAGGCTCCGCTGTCTCCACGGAAACCTCACTTCCGCTTCCGAATGAGCCGCATGCTGCCCCCTCTGATTGGCTGCTTCTCTCGTCGGTCCGCGGGGCGGGACCAACAGCCGCCCTCAGATGCTAGTACCCCAGCATGCACCGCAAGACGTCAGCTCCCAGCAGGCCATGCTTTCTCCAGCTCGGG is a window encoding:
- the TUSC2 gene encoding tumor suppressor candidate 2; this encodes MGASGSKARGLWPFTSAAGGGGPEAAVAEQALVRPRGRVVPPFVFTRRGSMFYDEDGDLAHEFYEETIVTKNGQKRAKLRRVHKNLIPQGTVKLDPPRIHVDFPVILYEV